A window from Peromyscus eremicus chromosome 1, PerEre_H2_v1, whole genome shotgun sequence encodes these proteins:
- the Zbtb32 gene encoding zinc finger and BTB domain-containing protein 32: MPQTPTRLISPYGSDRLVQLAARLRPALCDTLITVGGLEFPAHSLVLAGASPRLGCRGRWALVEGISPSTFAQLLTFVYGESVELQPEELGNLEEAARALGVQALEEACKRAQKDKNGDELDPGLKRHQEAEELMRNSERGLGGPGEKQKPEKDFRSNGREQEMLNKRRAPGESPERAGITRKMRSEEALSPAPVGHRGAERKQGEALRGGIESPEGSEECLRGCPGPLSPPGSLLTSLIPRPWWAEAPWCREGQPTLWSIFLWPPRYGTPFSLSTPITAAWQVWPQDQRIPLTLRDSKGLWSQNQLASSSPTPGSFPQGPEQPSPWEIEESGQGHTGILATCVGQDHTLSCPSHQHPPSPPPARSRPYSCSVCGKRFSLKHQMETHYRVHTGEKPFSCSLCPQRSRDFSAMTKHLRTHGAAPYRCPLCRAGCPSLASMQAHMRGHSPSQLPPGWTIRSTFLYSSSRPTRASISPGNPTSSSAT; this comes from the exons ATGCCCCAGACCCCCACAAGACTGATCAGCCCCTATGGCTCTGATAGGTTGGTGCAGTTAGCTGCTAGGCTTCGGCCAGCACTCTGTGATACCCTGATCACTGTAGGGGGCCTGGAGTTCCCTGCTCACAGCTTGGTGCTAGCAGGGGCAAGTCCAAGGTTGGGTTGCAGGGGCCGTTGGGCTCTGGTTGAAGGCATCAGCCCTTCTACCTTTGCTCAGCTTCTAACCTTTGTGTATGGAGAGAGTGTAGAGCTACAGCCTGAGGAGCTGGGCAACCTTGAAGAGGCAGCCAGAGCGTTGGGGGTGCAGGCCCTGGAAGAGGCATGCAAGAGAGCGCAAAAGGACAAGAATGGAGATGAGCTGGATCCAGGACTGAAGaggcaccaggaggcagaggaactCATGAGGAATTCTGAGAGAGGACTTGGGGGTcctggagagaaacagaaaccagaGAAGGATTTTAGAAGTAATGGGAGAGAACAGGAGATGCTAAATAAGCGCAGAGCCCCCGGAGAGAGCCCTGAGAGGGCAGGGATAACTAGGAAGATGAGATCAGAGGAGGCCCTCAGCCCAGCCCCCGTGGGCCACAGGGGAGCAGAAAGGAAGCAAGGAGAGGCCCTACGAGGAGGTAtagagagccctgagggctctgAGGAGTGTCTCCGTGGGTGCCCTGGTCCCCTTTCCCCACCAGGTTCCCTCCTAACCAGCCTCATTCCCAGGCCCTGGTGGGCTGAGGCCCCTTGGTGTAGAGAGGGCCAACCTACCCTGTGGAGCATTTTCCTGTGGCCGCCCAGATATGGCACTCCCTTCTCCCTTAGCACCCCCATCACTGCAGCCTGGCAGGTCTGGCCTCAAGACCAGAG GATCCCACTGACCTTGAGGGACTCCAAAGGTCTCTGGAGTCAGAATCAGCTGGCCTCCTCCAGCCCCACTCCAG GATCCTTCCCCCAGGGCCCTGAACaacccagcccttgggagatagAAGAGTCTGGGCAAGGGCACACAG GCATACTGGCAACCTGTGTGGGTCAAGATCACACATTGAGCTGCCCATCCCACCAACACCCACCTTCACCCCCTCCTGCTCGCTCTCGGCCCTATTCTTGCTCTGTCTGTGGAAAGAGGTTTTCACTCAAGCATCAGATGGAGACGCATTACCGAGTCCACACAG GAGAGAAGCCCTTCTCCTGTAGCCTCTGTCCTCAGCGCTCCCGGGACTTCTCTGCCATGACCAAGCACCTGAGGACACATGGGGCTGCTCCCTATCGCTGCCCTCTGTGCAGGGCTGGCTGCCCCAGCCTGGCTTCCATGCAGGCGCACATGCGTGGCCACTCGCCCAGCCAGCTGCCGCCTGGATGGACCATACGCTCCACCTTCCTCTACTCTTCCTCGAGGCCGACTCGGGCCTCGATCTCTCCCGGGAATCCTACCTCCTCCTCTGCCACCTGA